A section of the Ranitomeya imitator isolate aRanImi1 chromosome 7, aRanImi1.pri, whole genome shotgun sequence genome encodes:
- the LOC138645818 gene encoding uncharacterized protein: MKSRKRRSQHQRFWRHLIIKLQESRGAYHTLYNELNANPDKFPEYTRMSQGSFWDLLGRVQEATWRQDTQLHRAIPAEERLLVTLRFLATGESLSSLHFQYRLGISTLSGIVNDTCRLCGTFSMMNLSPLPTEDMWMEIAEKFWSVCDFPNCLGAVDGKQIRIIKPARTGSEYFNYKKYFSVVFMAIADADCRFIAVDIGAFGRGNDSQTFKNSVMG, translated from the exons atgaAATCGAGAAAGAGAAGGTCACAGCAtcagcgtttttggagacacctcaTTATTAAACTTCAGGAGAGCCGTGGAGCTTATCACACGCTATAtaacgagcttaatgccaaccctgacaaattcccggaatataccaggatgtctcaaggctCTTtttgggatttgcttggtcgtgtccaagaagCCAcctggagacaggacacccagctccatagagcgattccagcagaggaacgtctcctggttacattaag attcctggcaaccggagagagcttgtcatccctccacttccaataccggcttggaatttccaccttgtctggaatagttaaCGACACCTGccggctttgtggaacgttctccatgATGAATTTATCCCccctacccaccgaggacatgtggatggaaattgcagagaaattctggagtgtgtgtgatttccccaactgtttgggtgcggtggatggaaagcaaatccgcattatcaaacccgccagaactggatcggagtacttcaactacaaaaaatatttttctgttgtgttcatggcaatagcagatgcggactgtcgcttcatcgccgtggacattggagcttttggccgtggcaacgactcccagactttcaagaactcagttATGGGctga